AGACGTTTGCTCAAGGTATCACCGTATTCGGTTATCCGAAACCGCGTACGTTCACGATTGGTCTGAATGTTAGTTTTTAACTCTTAATACTATTATTAAATATGAAGACAAAATATGCTTTATTGATATTATCACTGGTGCTCGGTTGTAGTTGTACTGACTTTTTGGACGAATCGAATCCGTCTAACTTTACTCAGCAAAACTATTTTAAGACAGCGGAGCATGCGCGCAGCGTGGTTAATTCTATCTATGCAGATCTGCGGTATTCGGCAAACGGTGACTATGGTGGCAATCCGTATTTCATGACCGATTTCCTGACAGGGCTGGCAGGTACGAAAGTAAGCCAGAACGTCAACATCAATAATATCCGTTTGGTCGTGAATAATTCGGACAACGAGTACAGTAAGAGTTGGTGGAACTATGCATACCGTGCTATTGCCAATGCAAACCTGGCAATCACTTACATACCGGGAATCGAGATGGATAAATCGACTAAAAGTAAATGTTTGGGCGAAGCCTATTTCCTTCGTGCCTATAATTATTTCAACCTGGTACGTTTGTTTGGTTCTGTTCCGTTGGTATTGGTGCCGGTGGATGCTTCTTCCCCCGAATTGTATCCGCAACAGGCTTCTACGGAAGAGGTTTATAACTCGATCCTTTCGGACCTGAAACAGGCGGAAGAATCTGATCTGGGCTGGACGGATGAAACCGGACGTGTGACGAAAGCGACAGTGAAATCTTTGCTGGCAAGCGTTTATCTGACAATGGCAGGATATCCGATGGAAAAAGGAAAGGAATACTATGCGCTGGCTGCATCCAAGGCAAAAGAGGTGATCGATAACGGTAGTTATAAACTCTTTTCTTCTTACAGCGACCTGCATAATATTGAAATGGAGAATAAAGGGGAACATCTGTTCATGATACAATATCAGTCCGGTATCGTAGAGAATCCGTTCCAGAGCTTGCTCTTGCCTTACAATATGGACGTTTCTTATTATTCGACGGAAACGGGTTCTGTATATGCACTGGATGAATTTATCAATACGTATGAAGATGGGGATAAGCGTACTGAAGAAGGTGAGTTTTATTATACACAATTCACTTCGAATGCCAACCGTGAAGAAGTTGTGAAATTCGGCGGTTATTACATTTATAAGTTCTTCGATATGGATGCTCATTTGAATACGGCTAAGAGCAGTCTTAATTATCCGTTGCTTCGTTATGCCGATCTTCTGTTGATGTATGCGGAAGCTCAGAATGAAGCGGAGGGAGGTCCTTCGGCTACTGCTTATGCTTGTGTCAACCAGATCAGACAACGTGCGAATCTGAAAGA
This is a stretch of genomic DNA from Parabacteroides chongii. It encodes these proteins:
- a CDS encoding RagB/SusD family nutrient uptake outer membrane protein translates to MKTKYALLILSLVLGCSCTDFLDESNPSNFTQQNYFKTAEHARSVVNSIYADLRYSANGDYGGNPYFMTDFLTGLAGTKVSQNVNINNIRLVVNNSDNEYSKSWWNYAYRAIANANLAITYIPGIEMDKSTKSKCLGEAYFLRAYNYFNLVRLFGSVPLVLVPVDASSPELYPQQASTEEVYNSILSDLKQAEESDLGWTDETGRVTKATVKSLLASVYLTMAGYPMEKGKEYYALAASKAKEVIDNGSYKLFSSYSDLHNIEMENKGEHLFMIQYQSGIVENPFQSLLLPYNMDVSYYSTETGSVYALDEFINTYEDGDKRTEEGEFYYTQFTSNANREEVVKFGGYYIYKFFDMDAHLNTAKSSLNYPLLRYADLLLMYAEAQNEAEGGPSATAYACVNQIRQRANLKDLSGLSQEDFRYAVWKERYHELAFENKIWFDMARTRKVLNLATGKFDDYVGHKFTYGPVLSSRELLFPIPTNEIKNNKNLKQNDGY